Proteins from one Mucilaginibacter jinjuensis genomic window:
- a CDS encoding helix-turn-helix domain-containing protein produces MQKTDLETAAQTKGRIFVSCKREKHYSRELILDQHALVYIIAGTMKIIYSDQVYTFERNSLILIPRNQLGRLIKLPAESEPFRSVSILFPPDVLRSFYQEKPINLAEKKWSGHLQVRQHPLIENFFQSLVPYFDVNDELPDELASLKIRECLTLLDAYDGQTKRVLAVSGEPGKIDLADFMDQHFIFNLSLEKFGYLTGRSLTTFKKDFKQLFQMTPGRWLTAKRLERARYQIAVQHRKPIDVFVEVGFENLSHFSIAFKKQFGYSPAHLPDNLFDR; encoded by the coding sequence ATGCAAAAGACGGATTTGGAAACGGCTGCTCAAACTAAAGGAAGGATATTTGTGTCGTGCAAGCGGGAAAAGCACTATAGCAGGGAACTGATCCTTGATCAGCACGCGCTTGTATACATCATTGCTGGTACAATGAAAATTATCTATAGTGACCAGGTTTACACTTTTGAACGCAATTCACTCATTCTCATACCTCGAAATCAATTAGGGCGTCTGATTAAGCTTCCTGCCGAAAGTGAACCGTTTCGCTCCGTTTCGATTCTTTTTCCTCCCGATGTACTTCGCAGTTTCTATCAGGAGAAGCCAATTAATTTAGCTGAAAAGAAATGGTCAGGACATTTACAGGTAAGGCAACATCCGCTTATTGAAAATTTCTTTCAGTCGCTTGTGCCGTACTTTGATGTGAATGATGAGCTTCCGGATGAATTGGCTTCGCTCAAGATCCGGGAGTGCCTGACCTTGTTGGATGCATATGACGGGCAGACCAAAAGAGTATTAGCAGTCTCGGGGGAACCTGGTAAGATTGATCTTGCCGACTTTATGGATCAGCACTTTATCTTTAATCTTTCATTGGAAAAATTCGGTTATCTGACGGGCCGTAGCCTCACTACATTTAAGAAAGACTTTAAACAGCTCTTTCAAATGACGCCTGGAAGATGGTTGACAGCAAAGCGTTTGGAACGAGCACGTTATCAGATAGCTGTACAGCATAGAAAACCGATTGATGTATTTGTGGAAGTTGGTTTTGAAAATTTGTCCCATTTTTCAATTGCCTTTAAGAAGCAGTTTGGCTACAGTCCGGCACACCTTCCGGACAACCTTTTTGATCGATAA
- a CDS encoding helix-turn-helix domain-containing protein, giving the protein MRTIKIPGDFGDYVSAHNKLQLEGTLVVESCNQPYAEKLNVYIEEHLLLCVLEGEHHIRVGETDLVFGRQEMILFKKDTYCESHQVVNAPDGTSLNSVLFFISDKLITDFLRQTSFVVDRNPTSSEAGVTRQSFGNRMVKYLESLQPFFAEREPISPALLKLKLFELLHHLAEAHPLTLQAMVYNRGKYIHDISRIVSDNYLKKLPLQQLAYMSGRSLSSFRRDFLKIYELQPARWIQNQRLEKARELLRNTPIPVGDIYQEVGFESFGHFSRAYKHYFGHTPSAERAQLQTDTDRQIL; this is encoded by the coding sequence ATGAGAACGATAAAGATACCAGGCGATTTTGGCGATTATGTTTCTGCCCATAACAAACTGCAACTTGAAGGCACCCTGGTGGTTGAATCCTGCAACCAGCCTTACGCCGAAAAGTTAAATGTATATATTGAGGAACATTTGCTGCTGTGTGTGCTGGAAGGCGAGCATCATATACGCGTTGGCGAAACTGACCTTGTTTTTGGACGTCAGGAAATGATCCTGTTTAAAAAGGATACCTATTGCGAGTCCCACCAGGTAGTAAATGCCCCTGACGGTACAAGTTTGAACAGCGTTTTATTTTTCATAAGCGATAAATTAATTACTGATTTTCTTCGCCAAACATCGTTTGTCGTTGATCGCAATCCCACTTCTAGTGAGGCTGGAGTTACCAGACAGTCCTTTGGGAACCGGATGGTTAAATATCTGGAATCACTTCAGCCTTTCTTTGCCGAACGTGAGCCCATCTCTCCGGCTCTTTTAAAGCTCAAACTGTTTGAACTGCTACATCACTTGGCCGAAGCTCATCCTCTCACCTTACAGGCCATGGTTTATAACCGCGGAAAATATATCCACGATATCAGCCGCATTGTTAGCGATAATTATTTAAAAAAACTCCCGCTTCAGCAGCTGGCTTATATGTCCGGCCGCAGCTTATCCAGCTTCAGGCGCGACTTTCTCAAAATTTATGAACTCCAGCCAGCCAGGTGGATACAGAACCAGCGTCTTGAAAAGGCAAGGGAATTACTGCGGAACACGCCCATACCTGTAGGAGATATCTATCAGGAAGTCGGGTTCGAAAGTTTCGGTCACTTTTCAAGAGCCTATAAGCATTACTTCGGTCATACCCCGTCAGCAGAAAGAGCACAGCTTCAAACTGACACCGACAGGCAAATTCTTTGA
- a CDS encoding aldo/keto reductase: MTTRRDFLNLAGKSVIAAGVGLALPKQLLAVTGSKNEHLIEKPMETAANDWIKSLPHFGIGGVPLGNEFEEVTDEQAHETIAAAWEAGVRYFDMAPWYGLGLAERRFGAFLHNQKREDFYISTKVGKLLKASKNNRGHEMFPHAGSPNSPVYDYTGPGVRRSVEDSLQRLGIESIDMVFVHDLSSDFPWFDRPWTDYYDIAKKGAFPELNKMREEGLIKAWGLGVNTPDPILMTMRDSTPDVFLVASQYSLIDHENALHQLFPEFRKRNIKVVIGSSLNAGFISGSNRYNYNPKKPIPKEYFDKRDQLNKIAASYHIDLRTAALQFSSYPDVVASMVVGARTAKQIRDDAASLQVKIPADFWAELKSKKLIDKDAPTSMGHV; the protein is encoded by the coding sequence ATGACGACACGACGCGACTTTTTAAATCTGGCCGGCAAAAGCGTTATCGCTGCCGGCGTGGGTTTAGCATTACCCAAACAACTATTGGCCGTAACTGGTTCTAAAAATGAACATTTAATTGAAAAACCTATGGAAACAGCAGCAAATGACTGGATCAAATCCCTGCCGCATTTTGGTATCGGCGGGGTGCCGCTCGGCAATGAATTTGAAGAAGTAACAGATGAACAAGCACATGAAACTATCGCAGCCGCATGGGAAGCAGGCGTGCGCTATTTTGATATGGCGCCCTGGTATGGCCTCGGTTTGGCGGAAAGACGTTTCGGCGCTTTCCTGCATAATCAAAAACGGGAAGACTTTTATATTTCGACCAAAGTGGGGAAATTACTGAAGGCATCGAAAAATAACCGCGGGCATGAAATGTTTCCGCATGCCGGGTCGCCAAATTCTCCAGTTTATGACTATACAGGACCTGGTGTGCGGAGATCGGTTGAAGACAGTTTGCAGCGACTCGGTATTGAGAGCATCGACATGGTATTCGTGCATGATCTGTCTTCGGATTTTCCCTGGTTTGACCGGCCCTGGACAGACTATTATGATATCGCTAAAAAAGGTGCCTTCCCCGAGTTAAATAAGATGCGTGAGGAAGGTTTGATCAAGGCTTGGGGATTGGGAGTGAACACACCGGATCCTATCCTGATGACGATGCGTGATTCTACACCCGATGTTTTCCTGGTGGCTTCGCAATATTCACTAATTGACCATGAGAACGCTTTGCATCAGCTGTTTCCTGAGTTCCGGAAACGGAACATCAAAGTAGTGATCGGTTCGAGTCTGAACGCGGGTTTTATCTCCGGCAGTAACCGGTATAACTATAATCCAAAGAAGCCGATCCCGAAAGAGTATTTTGATAAGCGTGACCAGCTAAATAAAATCGCGGCCAGTTATCATATTGATCTACGTACCGCAGCACTGCAATTTTCTTCTTATCCGGATGTAGTGGCTTCTATGGTAGTGGGTGCGCGCACGGCCAAGCAGATCAGAGATGATGCGGCATCACTTCAGGTAAAGATCCCTGCCGATTTTTGGGCTGAATTAAAATCCAAGAAGCTCATCGATAAAGATGCCCCAACCAGCATGGGTCACGTCTGA
- a CDS encoding SMP-30/gluconolactonase/LRE family protein, which produces MKHLIFLSLLGAFLLLAACKRNSSNTSKDLKDTLANRVKPLVTLPPEYITCDGMANVPNSNDVIMSVPNFSNDTLLKEGKIKKASPAFMAILTPDDKIRHWYDFKPGDLNPATGKVGPMDCAFGPDGNLYINDRQYFFNKKHNSRIIRINVKNGQPVSMEVVVEKLLSCNGMYWKGNTLFVTESVLQLTDTGTVSGVYAYRLQELNGKKPVQMKAYANNQGDPHLVVKFTSNKPMKSGADGIVCDDQGNLYTTVIEEGAVYKTVLDSNNKPVKTTLFAKNKAMDGTDGIIFDARRRCFYQVDFTGNAIHRIDMQGQVVTLQRNGDEDGKNGLLDQPAEVVLRGNELIIVNMDMAWATPGLSVNKTVNLQHYLSKIDLP; this is translated from the coding sequence ATGAAACACCTGATTTTTTTATCGCTGCTGGGCGCATTCTTATTGCTGGCCGCGTGTAAGCGAAACTCCTCTAATACAAGTAAGGATTTAAAAGATACGCTTGCCAACCGCGTCAAGCCGCTCGTTACCCTTCCTCCAGAATATATTACCTGCGATGGTATGGCTAATGTACCGAATAGTAATGACGTCATTATGTCGGTACCTAATTTCAGCAATGACACCTTATTGAAAGAAGGAAAGATAAAAAAGGCTTCCCCTGCCTTTATGGCTATATTAACGCCAGATGATAAGATCAGACACTGGTACGATTTTAAACCTGGCGACCTCAACCCGGCAACCGGCAAAGTTGGCCCTATGGACTGCGCTTTTGGCCCCGATGGGAATCTTTATATTAACGATCGCCAATACTTCTTTAATAAAAAACACAATTCACGGATCATTCGCATCAACGTTAAAAACGGTCAACCGGTTAGCATGGAGGTGGTCGTGGAAAAATTACTGAGTTGCAATGGGATGTACTGGAAAGGTAATACTTTATTCGTTACGGAATCTGTGCTGCAACTGACGGATACCGGTACTGTTAGCGGCGTTTACGCTTACCGGTTGCAGGAACTTAACGGCAAAAAACCGGTACAGATGAAAGCTTACGCCAACAACCAGGGTGATCCGCATCTGGTGGTCAAGTTCACCTCCAACAAACCGATGAAATCGGGAGCAGACGGCATTGTCTGCGACGACCAGGGGAACCTTTATACCACAGTGATCGAGGAAGGAGCTGTTTACAAAACTGTTCTCGATAGTAATAATAAGCCGGTTAAGACAACGCTTTTTGCTAAGAACAAAGCGATGGACGGCACCGACGGAATTATTTTTGATGCCAGGCGCCGCTGCTTTTACCAGGTTGATTTCACCGGGAACGCTATTCATCGCATTGATATGCAGGGCCAGGTAGTCACATTACAACGTAACGGTGATGAAGATGGCAAAAATGGATTGCTTGATCAGCCTGCGGAAGTTGTGTTGCGCGGTAACGAACTGATTATCGTTAATATGGACATGGCCTGGGCTACTCCCGGCCTTTCAGTTAACAAAACGGTAAACTTGCAGCATTATCTCTCAAAGATTGACCTTCCTTAA
- a CDS encoding SDR family oxidoreductase, translated as MSKTIFITGASSGLGKATAKLFHDKGWKVIATMRNPENETEFAQLAHVTVLPLDVTNTEQISEITGKVVHDFEVDVVFNNAGYGLSGPLEAISEDQLLRQINTNLLGVIRVTQAFIPYFRTRQKGLFITTSSLGGLIGFPFSSLYHATKWGLEGWSESMAYELKSIQVGIKLIEPGAIQTDFMGRSYDKSFHPAYDELFNRFFANVDGVTFTPAEKIAEVVFEAATDGKDQLRYLAGDDAKAIYQQRLQLGDDAFHNFMAQTFLGQ; from the coding sequence ATGAGCAAGACTATTTTTATTACCGGAGCGTCGTCCGGTTTGGGTAAGGCGACCGCGAAATTGTTTCATGATAAGGGTTGGAAGGTGATCGCTACCATGCGCAATCCGGAAAACGAAACCGAATTCGCGCAATTAGCCCATGTTACCGTATTGCCTTTGGATGTGACCAATACGGAGCAGATCAGCGAAATCACCGGAAAGGTCGTTCATGATTTTGAAGTAGATGTAGTATTCAACAACGCGGGTTATGGGTTATCGGGTCCATTGGAAGCTATTTCAGAAGATCAATTGCTACGGCAGATCAATACCAATCTTTTAGGGGTTATCCGCGTAACACAGGCGTTTATTCCCTATTTCCGTACCCGGCAAAAAGGGCTTTTTATAACCACCAGTTCCCTGGGCGGCCTGATCGGGTTCCCGTTCTCTTCGCTGTATCATGCCACCAAGTGGGGACTGGAAGGCTGGAGTGAAAGCATGGCCTATGAGCTTAAAAGCATTCAGGTAGGTATTAAACTGATCGAACCGGGTGCGATCCAAACCGATTTCATGGGGCGTTCTTATGACAAATCCTTCCATCCGGCTTACGATGAATTGTTTAACCGGTTCTTCGCCAATGTGGACGGCGTGACCTTTACACCCGCTGAGAAGATCGCTGAAGTAGTTTTTGAGGCTGCAACTGACGGGAAAGACCAGTTGAGATACCTCGCCGGGGATGATGCCAAAGCGATCTATCAGCAACGATTGCAATTGGGCGACGACGCATTTCACAATTTTATGGCACAAACATTTTTAGGACAATAA
- a CDS encoding SDR family oxidoreductase, whose protein sequence is MKNTIFITGASSGFGKETALLFQRKGWNVVATMRSPEKETELAALPKTMILPLDVTDQASIAQAVGKAMERFGQIDVLLNNAGYGLIGVFESATAEQIKKQYDVNVFGLMSVTKAVLPAMRLQKQGVVINISSFGGITAGQFSSLYNSSKFAVEGFSEALSHELAPLGIAVKIIEPGSVATNFREGMKMIRNGIPDYDPELSLLMSRYAKRTAHLAKASASDVAETIYLAATDDTSRLRYIVGDDAAFYIDLKQKNSEAEFLRLMRE, encoded by the coding sequence ATGAAAAATACCATATTCATTACAGGAGCATCTTCAGGTTTTGGAAAAGAAACCGCATTGTTATTTCAGCGCAAGGGCTGGAATGTGGTGGCCACCATGCGCTCGCCAGAAAAGGAAACAGAATTAGCCGCTCTGCCAAAAACCATGATCCTTCCGCTGGATGTGACGGATCAGGCCAGTATAGCCCAGGCGGTAGGCAAGGCAATGGAAAGGTTCGGACAGATCGATGTTTTGCTGAATAATGCCGGTTACGGCCTGATCGGCGTATTCGAATCGGCCACTGCTGAACAGATAAAAAAACAATATGACGTCAACGTTTTTGGCTTGATGAGTGTCACCAAAGCCGTGCTGCCGGCCATGCGTTTACAAAAGCAGGGCGTTGTTATCAATATCTCCTCTTTCGGGGGAATCACTGCCGGACAGTTCTCCAGTCTGTATAACAGCTCTAAATTTGCAGTCGAAGGTTTTTCGGAAGCTTTATCTCATGAACTGGCGCCCCTGGGCATTGCTGTAAAGATCATAGAGCCCGGCAGTGTAGCGACAAACTTCAGGGAGGGTATGAAAATGATCCGAAATGGAATTCCTGACTACGATCCGGAATTAAGCCTGCTGATGAGTCGTTATGCGAAACGTACAGCGCATTTGGCGAAAGCATCCGCCTCAGACGTTGCGGAAACTATTTACCTGGCAGCGACGGATGATACCTCCCGGCTTCGCTATATTGTGGGCGATGACGCTGCCTTTTACATCGACCTGAAACAAAAAAACAGCGAAGCAGAATTTTTAAGGCTCATGAGGGAGTAG
- a CDS encoding helix-turn-helix domain-containing protein, with protein MKKAVTPPYRFTSIIELHRTLELPKPLHPLVSVFDNTQVAVNKKQLPTDFLFDFYSISFKKRTKGRTGYGQSYYDFDDGTMTFVAPSQVVATSRDTEYFGISLLFHPDFLRNYPLGKHIKRFGFFAYDSNEALHLSEKEKAIILGLFENIKIELENTIDDFSQDIVISHLETLLNYSNRFYKRQFITRRTANHDLLTQLETILDDYFINERGLTSGLPTVEFLASKINLSPRYLSDLLRSITGQSAQQHIHEKLIEKAKEYLSATNLTVAEIAFKLGFEYPQSFNKLFKNKTSLTPVAFKEKPSMN; from the coding sequence GTGAAAAAAGCAGTCACACCACCATATCGTTTTACTTCCATCATCGAATTGCATCGTACGCTGGAGCTGCCTAAACCCCTGCACCCGCTGGTTAGTGTTTTTGATAACACCCAGGTCGCAGTCAATAAAAAACAGCTGCCAACCGATTTCCTGTTTGATTTTTACAGCATATCTTTTAAAAAGAGAACAAAAGGACGCACCGGTTACGGGCAAAGCTATTATGATTTTGACGACGGGACGATGACTTTCGTCGCCCCGTCTCAGGTGGTCGCCACTTCCCGCGATACCGAATACTTTGGTATATCCCTGCTGTTCCACCCTGATTTCTTAAGAAATTACCCATTAGGTAAGCATATCAAACGTTTTGGCTTTTTCGCTTACGACAGCAACGAAGCCCTGCATCTGTCGGAAAAGGAAAAAGCCATTATACTCGGCCTGTTTGAAAATATCAAAATAGAACTGGAAAATACCATCGATGATTTTAGCCAGGATATTGTGATCTCCCACCTGGAAACGCTGTTGAATTACAGCAACCGGTTTTACAAACGGCAGTTTATTACGCGACGGACGGCAAACCATGACCTGTTAACGCAACTGGAAACGATCCTGGATGATTATTTTATCAACGAGCGGGGCTTAACTTCTGGCCTGCCGACCGTTGAGTTCCTGGCCTCCAAAATAAATTTGTCGCCGCGTTACCTGAGCGATCTGTTACGCAGTATCACCGGCCAGAGCGCCCAGCAGCATATTCATGAAAAACTGATCGAAAAAGCTAAAGAATATTTGTCTGCAACGAACCTGACCGTAGCGGAAATAGCCTTTAAGCTGGGATTCGAATATCCGCAATCCTTTAACAAGCTTTTTAAGAATAAGACCAGCCTGACCCCCGTCGCGTTCAAAGAGAAACCTTCAATGAATTAA
- a CDS encoding SDR family NAD(P)-dependent oxidoreductase produces the protein MNDQQVWFVTGASQGIGLVLVKRLLAEGYKVAATTRKINELKENVGDLPGFLPLEVDLASEQSVTEAISRTVEKFGRLDAVVNNAGFGMLGALEELSLKEIKTEFEVNVFATINVIRQALPQLRRQGSGHIMNVTSIAGWKGDSGASVYNSSKYAIEGLSDALAGELLPLGIKVTAIAPGPFRTNFLGKGSVHYADPAIADYEHIHQHKQWLDENQHGKQLGDPKKAPDIFIKVFNTDQPPVHVLMGSDAVRIVNSQLQRLQDEISAWEAISVSTDFKENRS, from the coding sequence ATGAACGATCAGCAAGTATGGTTCGTTACCGGCGCATCGCAAGGTATCGGGCTTGTTTTAGTAAAAAGGTTATTAGCCGAAGGTTACAAGGTCGCGGCCACGACCCGCAAGATAAATGAACTAAAGGAAAATGTCGGCGACCTGCCCGGGTTTTTGCCGCTCGAAGTGGATCTGGCCAGCGAGCAGTCCGTTACCGAAGCGATCTCAAGAACTGTTGAAAAATTCGGGCGCTTGGATGCGGTGGTCAATAATGCCGGTTTCGGCATGCTGGGCGCGCTGGAGGAATTATCTCTTAAGGAGATCAAAACCGAATTTGAGGTTAATGTATTTGCGACCATTAATGTCATCCGCCAGGCTTTGCCGCAGCTGCGTCGCCAAGGTTCGGGGCATATTATGAACGTAACTTCCATTGCCGGCTGGAAAGGCGATAGCGGTGCATCGGTTTACAACAGTTCGAAGTATGCGATCGAAGGTTTAAGCGATGCATTAGCAGGAGAATTATTACCCTTGGGTATAAAGGTTACAGCGATTGCTCCAGGACCATTTCGTACCAATTTCCTTGGAAAAGGTTCTGTCCATTATGCTGACCCAGCAATAGCTGACTATGAACACATCCACCAGCATAAACAATGGCTGGATGAAAATCAGCATGGCAAACAACTTGGCGATCCGAAGAAGGCGCCGGATATATTTATCAAAGTCTTCAATACTGACCAGCCACCAGTACACGTTTTGATGGGCAGTGACGCGGTGAGAATTGTCAACAGCCAGCTGCAACGGTTACAGGACGAAATCTCGGCCTGGGAGGCCATAAGTGTATCTACAGACTTTAAAGAAAACCGGTCATGA
- a CDS encoding alkene reductase, whose amino-acid sequence MKELFTPFELSGLELPNRIVMPPMTRVRAPQDIATEQMALYYTQRATAGLIIAEGSPISNEGQGYLFNPGIYTPEQVAGWRLVTDSVKSVGGRIFLQLWHVGRISHTSIQENGRQPVSSTNRVARSSNAFGWDDNGQPGFVQSSVPRALATAEIKRITGDFVQAAKNAMEAGFDGIELHAANGYLFDQFLNPMINDRTDQYSAITLENRLRFLLETVDAVSAAIGPERVGVRLSPYGTLNDCPHFDDIEDTYLAAGKALGDRRTAYIHVMDQSGFFTMPDGAEPTSEAIRRLLIQWRKDSPALALIFDGSLTTSKAVEMIRDGVIDLAGFGQPFIANPDLVRRIREDQPLNVANRKTYYTGGASGYIDYPPVSLTSAQKALTLSYESA is encoded by the coding sequence ATGAAAGAGCTATTCACACCTTTCGAACTGTCAGGGCTTGAGCTTCCTAACCGGATCGTGATGCCGCCGATGACCCGCGTTCGTGCCCCACAGGATATTGCCACCGAACAGATGGCGCTTTATTATACGCAGCGTGCTACGGCCGGGCTCATCATTGCCGAAGGGTCGCCCATCTCCAATGAAGGACAGGGCTACCTTTTTAATCCCGGCATATACACACCTGAGCAAGTCGCCGGCTGGCGTTTAGTGACCGACTCCGTTAAAAGCGTCGGCGGCAGGATCTTTTTGCAGCTATGGCATGTCGGACGCATATCCCATACGTCCATTCAGGAAAACGGGCGTCAGCCCGTAAGTTCCACGAACCGTGTAGCCAGGTCTTCGAACGCTTTCGGCTGGGATGACAATGGCCAGCCTGGCTTCGTTCAGTCATCCGTTCCGCGCGCATTGGCAACCGCGGAGATCAAAAGGATCACCGGCGATTTTGTACAAGCTGCAAAAAATGCGATGGAAGCGGGTTTTGACGGCATTGAATTGCACGCTGCCAACGGTTATCTCTTCGACCAGTTCCTTAATCCAATGATCAATGACCGGACAGACCAGTATTCAGCTATAACGCTGGAGAACCGCCTGCGTTTTTTACTGGAAACGGTGGATGCGGTGTCGGCTGCCATCGGGCCGGAACGGGTAGGCGTCCGCCTTTCACCTTATGGAACATTAAATGATTGTCCGCATTTTGATGATATTGAGGACACATACTTAGCGGCAGGAAAGGCCTTAGGTGACCGGAGGACCGCCTATATCCATGTCATGGATCAATCCGGTTTTTTCACCATGCCTGATGGCGCAGAACCTACGAGTGAGGCGATCAGGCGATTGCTCATCCAATGGCGAAAAGATTCACCAGCCTTAGCGCTGATCTTTGACGGTAGCCTGACGACCAGCAAGGCTGTTGAAATGATCCGCGACGGCGTGATCGATCTGGCGGGTTTCGGTCAGCCTTTTATTGCCAACCCCGACCTGGTCAGGCGCATTCGCGAAGATCAGCCGCTTAATGTAGCCAACAGGAAAACTTATTATACCGGCGGTGCGTCCGGATATATTGACTACCCGCCGGTCAGTCTTACATCCGCGCAAAAAGCCTTAACTTTATCATATGAAAGCGCATAA
- a CDS encoding helix-turn-helix domain-containing protein has translation MKAHKAPYLIKSIAEEHHFWSLPKPRHPLVSVYRFEDTVIKESLPELFMFDFYCISIKKNFKGKCVYGQHYYDFGSGVMTFLSPKQIMSHPRGDDAAKEGICLVFHAGYLLGYPLAKTIGNYGFFSYELSEALHLSEQEEATIEGIMDKIALEYQSNIDHYSQDVIVAQIELLLQYCNRFYNRQFITRKPQNSEILTRLEKLLNNYFNDPERLSSGLPTVQYIADELHLSPNYLSDMLRSFTGQTTQQHIHAKLIDKAKELLSTTSLSVSEVAFHLGFDYPQSFNKLFKNKTNYSPTEFRQSFN, from the coding sequence ATGAAAGCGCATAAGGCACCCTATCTCATCAAGTCTATCGCCGAAGAACATCATTTCTGGAGTTTGCCCAAACCCCGGCATCCCCTGGTGAGCGTTTACCGGTTCGAAGACACGGTCATCAAAGAAAGTCTGCCCGAGCTTTTTATGTTCGACTTTTATTGTATTTCCATTAAGAAAAACTTTAAGGGAAAATGCGTTTATGGCCAGCATTATTATGACTTCGGGTCGGGCGTAATGACCTTTTTGTCGCCCAAGCAGATCATGTCCCATCCCAGGGGCGACGATGCCGCTAAAGAAGGCATTTGCCTGGTCTTTCACGCCGGCTATTTGCTGGGCTACCCGCTTGCTAAAACTATCGGTAATTATGGTTTCTTTTCCTATGAATTAAGTGAGGCACTGCATTTATCGGAACAGGAAGAGGCTACCATAGAAGGGATCATGGATAAGATAGCTCTTGAATACCAATCTAATATCGACCATTACAGCCAGGACGTGATCGTCGCGCAGATCGAATTACTGTTGCAGTATTGCAACCGTTTCTATAACCGGCAATTTATTACCCGGAAACCACAGAATAGCGAGATCCTGACCCGCCTAGAAAAATTGCTGAATAATTATTTTAACGACCCGGAACGCCTGAGTTCCGGGTTACCAACAGTCCAGTACATTGCGGACGAACTGCATCTTTCGCCAAACTACCTGAGCGATATGCTGCGCAGCTTTACGGGACAAACCACGCAGCAGCATATTCATGCCAAACTGATCGACAAAGCCAAAGAATTGTTATCGACGACATCCTTATCTGTAAGTGAGGTCGCTTTTCACTTAGGGTTTGATTACCCGCAGTCGTTCAATAAACTATTTAAAAATAAAACGAATTACTCACCCACAGAATTTCGTCAGTCATTTAACTGA
- a CDS encoding SDR family NAD(P)-dependent oxidoreductase, with amino-acid sequence MNTDRTLKDKVALVTGASKGIGAGIALELARAGANVVINYATSPKDADKVAEQVRGLDVKCLTVKADISKKDQVSEMFRAGIAAFGRIDILVNNAGVYDYPLIADVTEDGYRKMFDINVLGPLLTTQEAVKYMEQSGGSIINISSLAARKTVQGASLYAATKAALNEITKVTAQEVGSKGIRVNAILPGYVDTEGARAMGEAAELWAKQLVAATPLGRGGLPSDIGKVAVFLASESSSWITGELIAVSGGLL; translated from the coding sequence ATGAACACAGATCGGACTTTAAAAGATAAGGTAGCGCTCGTAACCGGCGCCTCTAAAGGCATTGGTGCCGGGATCGCACTGGAACTGGCCCGGGCGGGCGCAAATGTGGTGATCAATTATGCCACAAGTCCAAAAGACGCTGATAAAGTGGCTGAACAGGTAAGAGGGCTTGACGTCAAATGCCTGACCGTAAAAGCGGATATATCAAAAAAAGACCAGGTCAGCGAAATGTTCCGGGCCGGTATTGCCGCATTTGGCCGTATTGATATCCTGGTTAATAATGCCGGGGTCTATGATTATCCCCTTATAGCCGATGTTACCGAAGACGGGTATCGAAAAATGTTTGACATTAATGTCTTAGGACCTTTGCTGACCACTCAGGAAGCCGTAAAATATATGGAGCAAAGCGGTGGAAGTATTATCAATATCAGTTCCCTGGCCGCGCGCAAAACCGTGCAAGGCGCATCGCTGTACGCTGCAACCAAAGCTGCATTGAATGAAATCACAAAAGTAACCGCTCAAGAAGTTGGAAGCAAAGGCATCAGGGTGAATGCAATCCTACCCGGGTACGTAGATACCGAGGGCGCGCGTGCAATGGGAGAAGCAGCAGAGCTCTGGGCCAAACAATTAGTGGCAGCTACGCCGCTCGGCCGTGGCGGACTTCCGTCAGATATCGGAAAGGTGGCCGTTTTCCTGGCTTCAGAGAGCAGTTCCTGGATCACAGGAGAGTTAATCGCGGTATCCGGAGGTTTGTTATAA